The Peribacillus simplex genome contains the following window.
CTTTACTTCATTTACCTATTCCAGGCAACGTCATCGGCATGATTCTGTTATTCAGTTTATTACAGATGAAGGTTATAAAAGTTGAGTGGATCGATCTTACTTCAGGATTTTTGGTAAAGCACCTAGCCTTTTTCTTCATTCCAATTTCAATCAGTTTAATGACCATGGGATGGCTTTTCATGGAATTCGGTTTGCCATTGGCACTTACATTGGGAGTCAGCCTGATATTTGGATTCATCGTTTCGGCTTGGGCTGTTCAAAAGTTATCCAATAGAGGAGAGGTTAAGCGGCATGACAGCGCTCATCACAACATATAGCATCTTGATAACCATCCTTTCCTATTACATAGGAAGGAAAATATATGCTAAACATCCATCACCTTTTACTACGCCCGTATTTTTCAGTACGGTTACAATCATTCTCGTACTGCTGATCAGCGGTTTGAACTTCGAAGATTATTCACCGGGAAAAGACATCATCACCTATTTCTTGGGGCCAGCTACCGTTGCTTTGGCCGTACCACTTTATAAAAACAGGAAGATAATCGTTAAATATGCAATGCCGGCAATCAGCGGCATGATTTTTGGTCTTATGGTCACATTGATCATTGCCTTAGCCATTGCTAAAGCATTTTCACTTCCGCAGTTCATACTCCAAGGATTGGCGGTTAAATCAATTACAGTGCCAATCGCAGTAGAAATCACGGAACTTTATGGTGGTAATTCTAATATTTCAGCAGCCTTCGTCATTTTGACTGGGGTGCTGGGTACGATGATCGCTCCAAAAATGATGGATAAATTAAACATTACGATGCCCTTTGCGCGTGGTATCGCATACGGTACGATCGCTCAT
Protein-coding sequences here:
- a CDS encoding LrgB family protein, producing MTALITTYSILITILSYYIGRKIYAKHPSPFTTPVFFSTVTIILVLLISGLNFEDYSPGKDIITYFLGPATVALAVPLYKNRKIIVKYAMPAISGMIFGLMVTLIIALAIAKAFSLPQFILQGLAVKSITVPIAVEITELYGGNSNISAAFVILTGVLGTMIAPKMMDKLNITMPFARGIAYGTIAHGLGTAQAAQESEFTGAVAGAAMAIAGILISCFFPFISHFL
- a CDS encoding CidA/LrgA family protein, translated to MKKTFAFIVQLIMLLIICKLGYYLATLLHLPIPGNVIGMILLFSLLQMKVIKVEWIDLTSGFLVKHLAFFFIPISISLMTMGWLFMEFGLPLALTLGVSLIFGFIVSAWAVQKLSNRGEVKRHDSAHHNI